One part of the Paracoccus sp. MBLB3053 genome encodes these proteins:
- the fabI gene encoding enoyl-ACP reductase FabI has product MSSEAGMGLMKGRRGLIMGLANDKSIAWGIAKALADQGAELAFSYQGEALKKRVEPLAAQLGSDLIAECDVSDEASIDGLFSTIAERWDSIDFIVHAIGFSDKEQLRGRYADTTRDNFLMTMDISVYSFTAVARRAAAMMPNGGSMVTLTYYGAERVMPHYNVMGVAKAALEASVRYLAEDLGKDGIRVNGISAGPIKTLAASGIGDFRYILKWNELNSPLRRNVTQAEVGKSALYLLSDLGSGVTGETHHVDAGYHVVGMKAVDAPDIAAVKKD; this is encoded by the coding sequence ATGTCAAGTGAAGCCGGTATGGGGCTGATGAAAGGCCGTCGCGGCCTCATCATGGGCCTCGCGAATGACAAATCCATTGCCTGGGGCATCGCCAAGGCTTTGGCCGATCAGGGGGCCGAACTGGCTTTCTCGTATCAGGGAGAGGCGCTGAAGAAGCGCGTCGAGCCACTGGCTGCGCAGCTGGGCTCGGACCTGATCGCGGAATGCGATGTCTCGGACGAGGCCTCGATCGACGGGCTCTTCTCGACCATCGCCGAGCGCTGGGACAGCATCGATTTCATCGTCCATGCCATCGGCTTCTCGGATAAGGAGCAGCTGCGCGGGCGCTATGCCGACACGACGCGCGATAATTTCCTGATGACTATGGACATCTCGGTCTATTCCTTCACCGCCGTGGCGCGGCGCGCCGCCGCGATGATGCCGAATGGCGGCTCGATGGTCACGCTGACCTATTACGGCGCCGAACGCGTGATGCCGCATTACAATGTCATGGGCGTCGCCAAGGCCGCGCTGGAAGCGTCGGTGCGCTACCTCGCCGAGGATCTGGGCAAGGACGGCATCCGCGTCAACGGCATCTCGGCCGGTCCGATCAAGACGCTGGCGGCATCCGGCATCGGTGATTTCCGCTACATCCTGAAATGGAACGAGCTGAACTCGCCCCTGCGCCGCAACGTGACGCAGGCCGAGGTCGGCAAATCGGCCCTGTACCTGCTGTCGGATCTGGGTTCTGGCGTCACGGGCGAGACCCATCATGTCGATGCGGGCTATCATGTCGTCGGCATGAAGGCGGTCGACGCGCCCGATATCGCGGCCGTCAAGAAGGACTGA
- the pdxH gene encoding pyridoxamine 5'-phosphate oxidase, with product MTERTGIFAGDDPFAIARRWLDEARQTEPNDPNAIALATVDAAGLPDVRMVLLKDIEGEGQNGSFVFYTNYESAKGAEIEATGVASFVMHWKSLRRQIRVRGRVSRVDSAASDAYFASRPLQSRIGAWASRQSRPLASRGALMAEVARQGISLGLNPPRPPQWGGYRITPLQIEFWADGAFRLHDRFCWISRDYANESRILTEVAEETGETFWIVQRLSP from the coding sequence ATGACCGAACGGACCGGAATCTTCGCAGGGGATGATCCTTTCGCCATCGCGCGCAGGTGGCTTGATGAGGCACGCCAGACCGAGCCGAACGATCCGAATGCGATCGCGCTCGCCACCGTGGATGCCGCGGGGCTGCCCGATGTGCGCATGGTTTTGCTGAAGGACATCGAGGGCGAGGGGCAGAACGGCTCTTTCGTTTTCTATACCAATTACGAAAGCGCCAAGGGGGCCGAGATCGAGGCGACAGGGGTCGCTTCCTTCGTGATGCACTGGAAATCCCTGCGTCGCCAGATCAGGGTTCGGGGGCGCGTGTCGCGCGTCGATTCGGCCGCGTCGGACGCCTATTTCGCGTCGCGCCCCTTGCAGTCGCGCATCGGGGCCTGGGCGTCTCGACAAAGCCGTCCGCTGGCGAGCCGGGGGGCGCTGATGGCCGAGGTTGCGCGACAGGGAATCAGCTTGGGGTTGAACCCTCCCCGTCCGCCGCAGTGGGGCGGCTATCGCATCACCCCCTTGCAGATTGAATTTTGGGCAGATGGTGCCTTCCGGCTGCATGACCGGTTTTGCTGGATATCGCGTGATTATGCCAATGAAAGCAGGATTCTGACGGAAGTTGCGGAAGAGACAGGGGAAACTTTCTGGATCGTCCAGCGTCTTAGCCCTTGA
- a CDS encoding cold-shock protein, which translates to MTDNDDQQREIVGVVKWFDGSKGFGFLTDPDGGSDILLHANVLRNFGQSSVAEGARVRAIVQKTPRGVQAIEILAIDAPASEPMPAIADLCSATPEEVALLPLLPARVKWFDKAKGFGFANVFEQKADVFLHIEVLRHSGFSDLAVGEAIALRIVDGRRGLMAAQITSWERAALEARSTQPGGAAALAKLRLVAGAV; encoded by the coding sequence ATGACCGATAACGACGATCAGCAGCGGGAAATCGTTGGCGTCGTCAAATGGTTCGACGGCAGCAAGGGATTCGGGTTTCTGACGGATCCTGATGGCGGGTCGGACATTCTGCTGCACGCCAACGTCTTGCGCAACTTTGGGCAGAGTTCAGTTGCCGAGGGGGCGCGCGTCAGAGCCATTGTCCAGAAGACGCCGCGCGGGGTCCAGGCGATCGAAATTCTCGCGATCGACGCCCCTGCCAGCGAACCGATGCCAGCCATTGCGGATCTGTGCTCGGCCACGCCCGAGGAGGTCGCGTTGCTGCCTCTTCTGCCGGCGCGGGTCAAGTGGTTCGACAAGGCCAAGGGATTCGGCTTTGCGAATGTCTTCGAACAGAAGGCCGACGTGTTTCTTCACATTGAGGTTCTGCGGCATTCCGGCTTTTCAGATCTCGCCGTCGGCGAGGCAATCGCGCTCCGTATCGTCGATGGGCGCCGCGGGTTGATGGCGGCACAGATCACGTCGTGGGAAAGGGCCGCGCTCGAGGCGCGCAGCACACAACCGGGGGGAGCGGCCGCGCTCGCTAAATTGCGGCTGGTTGCGGGCGCGGTATGA
- a CDS encoding DUF192 domain-containing protein — protein MNKLAAAVVLAFTNLSFVTATAEEIACRADRATFLGAAEPVIVPVEIADDPEERSRGLMFRKELASGSGMLFIYETPQPVSFWMRNTLIPLDMIFIDARGEVRHVHPMARPLDETSIPGAAKGDPSPDRLMVLEVAGGAAAQLGIRPGMVLAHPRLPQKIALARCD, from the coding sequence ATGAACAAGCTGGCCGCAGCTGTTGTTCTTGCTTTCACAAATCTGAGCTTTGTCACAGCCACCGCCGAGGAAATTGCCTGTCGCGCCGACAGGGCAACGTTTCTCGGCGCGGCCGAGCCGGTCATCGTGCCGGTCGAGATCGCCGACGATCCCGAGGAACGGTCCCGTGGGCTGATGTTCCGCAAGGAGCTTGCATCTGGCTCGGGCATGCTTTTCATCTACGAGACACCGCAGCCAGTGAGCTTCTGGATGCGCAACACGCTGATCCCGCTCGACATGATCTTCATCGACGCGCGAGGCGAGGTCCGCCATGTTCATCCGATGGCAAGGCCGCTTGATGAGACGTCGATCCCCGGCGCCGCCAAGGGTGATCCCTCGCCGGACCGGCTGATGGTGCTTGAGGTCGCCGGGGGCGCCGCCGCACAGCTGGGCATTCGCCCGGGGATGGTCCTTGCCCACCCGCGCCTGCCGCAGAAAATTGCGCTTGCGCGGTGTGACTGA
- a CDS encoding nucleoid-associated protein, whose translation MSLHIIGGEGDFEPQPELAVVHDDFLLVLLKGIASEPVYKFKEASQTKETVRRLAKGDLTFERGAQLLAEDFCRFHATSNAKDGAFFVFELAIDFDDRTRYFALIKYDYSQALELIHQAEGNGLRRIVEAFAGSKASIQKSAIVRVVDGNVDSQISTHDRMGKPQPILTDFFTAFLQVERERDDEELTRAAKEVVRSAIRDHQDLLPAGKVASAIARANHVLRAAPEISEDVVKQAVWVGMGQPEDEATKAKLDAASSRLLKRYKLNGVAFSPAAGVLPQSVKRQVITDEGVKIEYNTALEGQSVVVEPLETGGTRFTITTKGYKDDVSSEKLGR comes from the coding sequence ATGAGCCTGCACATCATTGGTGGTGAAGGTGACTTCGAACCGCAGCCAGAACTCGCTGTGGTGCACGACGATTTCCTGCTTGTTTTATTGAAGGGCATCGCTTCCGAGCCTGTCTACAAGTTCAAGGAAGCATCCCAAACGAAGGAAACCGTTCGCCGTCTGGCGAAGGGAGACCTGACGTTCGAGCGCGGTGCGCAGCTGTTGGCCGAAGATTTCTGTCGTTTTCACGCGACCTCAAATGCGAAGGATGGTGCCTTCTTCGTTTTTGAACTGGCCATCGATTTCGACGACAGGACGCGTTATTTCGCATTAATCAAGTATGACTACAGTCAGGCGCTTGAGTTGATTCATCAAGCCGAGGGCAATGGTCTGCGGCGAATTGTTGAAGCGTTCGCCGGCAGCAAGGCCTCAATTCAGAAGTCCGCGATCGTGCGGGTGGTAGACGGAAATGTGGACTCTCAAATTTCTACCCACGATAGGATGGGGAAGCCCCAGCCGATCTTGACAGACTTCTTCACCGCGTTTCTTCAGGTGGAACGCGAACGTGATGACGAAGAGCTTACGAGGGCGGCAAAGGAAGTTGTGCGCTCAGCCATACGAGACCACCAGGACCTACTTCCTGCAGGCAAAGTGGCGAGCGCTATCGCTCGAGCAAACCACGTTCTAAGAGCTGCCCCCGAGATTTCGGAAGATGTTGTCAAGCAGGCAGTATGGGTGGGAATGGGGCAGCCGGAGGACGAAGCCACTAAGGCCAAGCTTGACGCGGCCTCCTCTCGTCTTCTGAAACGCTATAAGTTAAACGGTGTGGCATTCTCGCCTGCAGCAGGTGTACTTCCTCAGTCTGTCAAGAGGCAAGTCATCACTGACGAAGGCGTCAAGATTGAGTATAATACCGCCTTAGAGGGGCAATCGGTAGTGGTCGAGCCACTGGAGACAGGGGGCACGCGCTTCACGATCACGACGAAGGGCTACAAAGATGACGTCAGCTCTGAAAAGCTTGGCCGATGA